One part of the Streptomyces sp. NBC_00286 genome encodes these proteins:
- a CDS encoding glycoside hydrolase family 2 TIM barrel-domain containing protein has protein sequence MRRDPLIALRPWESPELTSWGRLPMNAVDRREDALSLDGSWHFQLLPAPGANSGEWTRIEVPGAWTTQDVGDLPQYTNFRMPWGEFPPASPTANPTGVYERSVDIPAEWAGRRIVLQVGAAESVLLVHVNGHPVGISKDSHLAAEFDLSDVVRPGGTATLRLTVIKWSDASHLEDQDQWWHAGITRSVLLYATDPLHLADVTVRARRDGRLRVDCQVRNASGALPQGWYVTGALEGQLLAQDAEFDRLNAEDMRVSDFLGEARLRATVRDVHPWTAETPELYELTVRLHRADGSVADTSHHLVGFRDVEIRGRDLLVNGERVFIRGVNRHDFHPLTGRTLTADDMRADLVVMKRFGFNAIRTAHYPNDPTLLDLADELGFYVVDEANIESHDHAHEIADDPRYLGAFVDRVSRMVLRDKNHPSVVIWSLGNESDYGANHDAAAGWIRRHDPTRPLQYEGAAKLDWSDETVASDIVCPMYAPIEDCVAHALSGKQTKPLIQCEYSHAMGNSNGTLADHWAAIESTPGLQGGFIWEFWDHGMLQRVNDGRPAGRAGVGQYDNGVTAPGHRWAYGGDFGEKIHDGAFIADGVVFPDRTPKPAMYEHREIAAPVRLTYDQGVLLVHNRQHFRTLEWLAAEWRLVRADGGTESAPAELPDVLPGESAAVPVPFPLPSSRAAEAWLTLRVTTAGDEAWAPRGTEVCLPQVRLGGAVAAAAPTPVTGPPAEVDEEGLLVHPMLAAPPVLSLWRAPTDNDEIGGMAARWRDWGLDTLVRKVVGVERDGGRVTVRAEYETGAGNVRHEQVITPVAGGLRIEESAELPDALDDVARVGTVFETVGGLDALDWYGQGPWESYPDRSTGAPVGHHSLPVDELFTPYLRPQESGGRHGVRRFTLSAPDATGLAVELGAPSQVSVTRHRAEDLAAATHHDELVPRPGCVVHLDAAHRGLGTASCGPDTSAKYLIPPGPHRWAWTLRVL, from the coding sequence ATGCGCCGCGATCCGCTGATCGCGCTGCGCCCCTGGGAGTCACCCGAGCTGACCTCCTGGGGCCGGCTGCCGATGAACGCCGTGGACCGCCGCGAGGACGCACTGTCCCTGGACGGTTCCTGGCACTTCCAGCTGCTGCCCGCGCCCGGCGCCAATTCGGGCGAATGGACGCGGATCGAGGTGCCCGGCGCCTGGACGACGCAGGACGTCGGCGACCTCCCGCAGTACACCAACTTCCGTATGCCCTGGGGCGAGTTCCCGCCCGCCTCGCCCACCGCCAACCCGACGGGCGTGTACGAGCGCTCCGTGGACATCCCCGCCGAGTGGGCCGGCCGACGGATCGTGCTCCAGGTGGGCGCGGCCGAGAGCGTCCTCCTCGTCCATGTGAACGGCCATCCGGTCGGCATCTCCAAGGACTCCCACCTCGCCGCCGAGTTCGACCTCTCCGACGTCGTACGCCCCGGGGGCACCGCCACGCTCCGGCTCACCGTCATCAAGTGGTCGGACGCCTCGCACCTCGAGGACCAGGACCAGTGGTGGCACGCCGGGATCACGCGCTCGGTGCTGCTGTACGCGACGGATCCGCTGCATCTCGCGGATGTGACCGTAAGGGCGCGGCGGGACGGGCGGCTGCGGGTGGACTGCCAGGTGCGGAACGCGTCGGGGGCGTTGCCTCAGGGCTGGTACGTCACGGGGGCCCTGGAGGGTCAACTCCTCGCCCAGGACGCCGAGTTCGACCGGCTCAACGCCGAGGACATGCGGGTGTCCGACTTCCTCGGCGAGGCCCGGCTGCGGGCGACCGTACGGGACGTACACCCGTGGACCGCCGAGACACCCGAGCTGTACGAGCTGACGGTACGGCTGCACCGGGCCGACGGTTCCGTGGCCGACACCTCGCACCACCTGGTCGGCTTCCGGGACGTCGAGATACGGGGCCGGGACCTGCTGGTCAACGGCGAGCGCGTCTTCATCCGGGGCGTGAACCGGCACGACTTCCACCCGCTGACCGGCCGCACGCTCACGGCGGACGACATGCGCGCGGACCTCGTCGTCATGAAGCGCTTCGGCTTCAACGCGATCCGTACCGCGCACTACCCGAACGACCCGACGCTCCTCGACCTCGCCGACGAACTGGGCTTCTATGTCGTCGACGAGGCGAACATCGAGTCTCACGACCACGCCCACGAGATCGCCGACGACCCCCGCTACTTGGGCGCCTTCGTGGACCGGGTCTCACGCATGGTCCTGCGCGACAAGAACCACCCGTCCGTCGTCATCTGGTCGCTGGGCAACGAGTCGGACTACGGCGCGAACCACGACGCGGCGGCCGGCTGGATACGCCGGCACGACCCCACCCGCCCCCTGCAGTACGAGGGCGCGGCCAAGCTCGACTGGTCCGACGAGACGGTCGCCTCGGACATCGTCTGCCCGATGTACGCCCCGATCGAGGACTGCGTCGCACACGCGCTGTCCGGCAAGCAGACGAAGCCGCTCATCCAGTGCGAGTACTCGCACGCCATGGGCAACAGCAACGGCACCCTCGCCGACCACTGGGCCGCCATCGAGTCAACCCCGGGTCTTCAGGGCGGTTTCATCTGGGAGTTCTGGGACCACGGCATGCTCCAGCGGGTGAACGACGGCAGACCGGCCGGACGCGCGGGCGTCGGCCAGTACGACAACGGTGTCACCGCGCCCGGCCATCGCTGGGCGTACGGCGGCGACTTCGGCGAGAAGATCCACGACGGCGCGTTCATCGCCGACGGCGTGGTGTTCCCGGACCGCACGCCCAAGCCGGCGATGTACGAGCACCGGGAGATCGCGGCGCCGGTCCGCCTGACGTACGACCAGGGCGTACTCCTGGTCCACAACCGGCAGCACTTCCGCACTCTGGAGTGGCTGGCCGCCGAGTGGCGTCTGGTGCGCGCGGACGGCGGTACGGAGAGCGCGCCGGCCGAGCTGCCCGACGTACTGCCCGGTGAGTCGGCCGCGGTGCCCGTACCGTTCCCGCTTCCCAGCTCCCGCGCGGCTGAGGCCTGGCTGACGCTGCGGGTCACGACGGCGGGCGACGAGGCCTGGGCGCCGCGCGGCACGGAGGTCTGCCTGCCGCAGGTCCGGCTCGGTGGTGCGGTGGCCGCCGCAGCGCCGACGCCGGTGACCGGTCCTCCGGCTGAGGTGGACGAGGAGGGGCTGCTGGTCCACCCGATGCTGGCCGCGCCCCCCGTCCTGAGCCTGTGGCGCGCCCCCACCGACAACGACGAGATCGGTGGCATGGCGGCCCGCTGGCGCGACTGGGGCCTGGACACGCTCGTACGCAAGGTCGTGGGCGTGGAGCGCGACGGCGGCCGGGTGACGGTACGGGCCGAGTACGAGACCGGCGCAGGGAACGTCCGCCACGAGCAGGTGATCACGCCCGTCGCCGGTGGCCTGCGCATCGAGGAGTCGGCCGAACTCCCGGACGCGCTGGACGATGTGGCGCGGGTCGGCACGGTCTTCGAGACGGTCGGCGGGCTCGATGCCCTGGACTGGTACGGGCAGGGCCCCTGGGAGTCCTATCCGGACCGGAGCACGGGCGCACCCGTCGGGCATCACTCGCTCCCGGTGGACGAGCTGTTCACCCCTTATCTGCGGCCCCAGGAAAGCGGCGGGCGGCACGGCGTGCGCCGGTTCACGCTGTCGGCGCCGGACGCCACCGGACTGGCCGTGGAACTCGGGGCGCCGAGCCAGGTCTCGGTCACCCGCCACCGCGCCGAGGACCTGGCCGCCGCCACACATCACGACGAGCTGGTGCCGCGGCCCGGCTGCGTCGTGCACCTCGACGCCGCGCACCGGGGGTTGGGCACGGCCTCGTGCGGGCCCGACACCTCGGCCAAGTACCTCATCCCGCCCGGCCCTCACCGCTGGGCCTGGACCCTGCGCGTCCTCTGA